The Daucus carota subsp. sativus chromosome 2, DH1 v3.0, whole genome shotgun sequence genome includes a window with the following:
- the LOC108205593 gene encoding mRNA cap guanine-N7 methyltransferase 2 isoform X3, producing the protein MTSGIIPMTQKPAESTHHRLFQLVKTALINIFVSPYATVCDLYCGRVADEDKWDEALIGHYIGIDVDSSEVNEIRQEWESKGKAYTYQFFDLDPSVENVELGLEDNMADVVCCMQHLQFCFDNEERVRRLLHNVATLLKPGGYFFGITPDSSTIWAKYQKNVEAYHNKSSSMKPNIVPNCIRTENYMITFEVEEEKFPFFGKKYQFKFANDNSAENYCLVHFPSLIRLAREAGLEYVEIQNLTEFYDDNRAQFAGMLVDGGHNLVDSRGRLLPRSYDVLGLYTTFIFQKPDPDIAPPLMTPLLNDTNQNLDEAKWQTTVYREEEIYIQPESTASLGKITEQKGILGPGPPELRFSEAL; encoded by the exons ATGACGAGTGGAATAATTCCGATGACTCAGAAACCGGCTGAGTCGACTCACCATCGTCTGTTCCAACTCGTTAAAACTGCTCTTATCAACATCTTCGTCTCCCCCTACGCTAct GTATGTGATTTGTACTGTGGAAGAGTAGCTGATGAAGACAAGTGGGATGAAGCCCTAATTGGTCACTATATTGGCATTG ATGTGGACTCGTCTGAGGTTAATGAAATTCGACAAGAGTGGGAGAGCAAGGGCAAGGCTTACACGTATCAGTTCTTCGACCTTGATCCTTCCGTT GAAAATGTTGAATTAGGTCTGGAGGACAATATGGCAGATGTAGTTTGCTGCATGCAACACCTACAG TTTTGTTTTGATAACGAGGAGAGAGTCAGAAGACTTCTACATAACGTGGCAACTCTACTGAAGCCTGGAGGTTATTTTTTCGGTATTACTCCCGATTCATCTACTATATG GGCAAAATACCAGAAGAATGTTGAAGCATATCATAACAAAAGCAGTAGTATGAAGCCCAATATTGTTCCCAACTGCATTAGAACTGAAAACTACATGATCACTTTCGAAGTTGAGGAGGAGAA GTTCCCTTTCTTTGGGAAAAAATATCAGTTCAAATTTGCAAATGACAACTCTGCTGAAAACTACTGTTTGGTTCATTTCCCAAGCTTGATAAG gtTGGCCAGGGAAGCAGGTCTAGAGTATGTGGAGATACAGAATTTGACCGAGTTTTATGATGATAACAG AGCACAATTTGCAGGTATGCTGGTTGATGGTGGTCATAATCTTGTTGATTCTCGGGGAAGACTTTTACCAAGATCTTATGACGTGTTAG GTTTATACACCACATTTATATTCCAAAAGCCTGACCCAGATATTGCCCCTCCACTCATGACTCCGTTGCTGAATGATACAAACCAGAACCTTGATGAGGCAA AGTGGCAAACAACTGTTTATAGAGAAGAAGAAATCTATATACAGCCAGAGTCAACAGCTTCACTAGGAAAGATAACAGAACAAAAGGGGATACTAGGTCCTGGTCCTCCAGAATTACGCTTCTCAGAAGCTCTATGA
- the LOC108205593 gene encoding mRNA cap guanine-N7 methyltransferase 2 isoform X2: MTSGIIPMTQKPAESTHHRLFQLVKTALINIFVSPYATVCDLYCGRVADEDKWDEALIGHYIGIDVDSSEVNEIRQEWESKGKAYTYQFFDLDPSVENVELGLEDNMADVVCCMQHLQFCFDNEERVRRLLHNVATLLKPGGYFFGITPDSSTIWAKYQKNVEAYHNKSSSMKPNIVPNCIRTENYMITFEVEEEKFPFFGKKYQFKFANDNSAENYCLVHFPSLISLYRIYKHQEVEEYTSQYSVVEEEMDENLRLAREAGLEYVEIQNLTEFYDDNRAQFAGMLVDGGHNLVDSRGRLLPRSYDVLGLYTTFIFQKPDPDIAPPLMTPLLNDTNQNLDEWNFSSSKRSMSTWENRGLK, encoded by the exons ATGACGAGTGGAATAATTCCGATGACTCAGAAACCGGCTGAGTCGACTCACCATCGTCTGTTCCAACTCGTTAAAACTGCTCTTATCAACATCTTCGTCTCCCCCTACGCTAct GTATGTGATTTGTACTGTGGAAGAGTAGCTGATGAAGACAAGTGGGATGAAGCCCTAATTGGTCACTATATTGGCATTG ATGTGGACTCGTCTGAGGTTAATGAAATTCGACAAGAGTGGGAGAGCAAGGGCAAGGCTTACACGTATCAGTTCTTCGACCTTGATCCTTCCGTT GAAAATGTTGAATTAGGTCTGGAGGACAATATGGCAGATGTAGTTTGCTGCATGCAACACCTACAG TTTTGTTTTGATAACGAGGAGAGAGTCAGAAGACTTCTACATAACGTGGCAACTCTACTGAAGCCTGGAGGTTATTTTTTCGGTATTACTCCCGATTCATCTACTATATG GGCAAAATACCAGAAGAATGTTGAAGCATATCATAACAAAAGCAGTAGTATGAAGCCCAATATTGTTCCCAACTGCATTAGAACTGAAAACTACATGATCACTTTCGAAGTTGAGGAGGAGAA GTTCCCTTTCTTTGGGAAAAAATATCAGTTCAAATTTGCAAATGACAACTCTGCTGAAAACTACTGTTTGGTTCATTTCCCAAGCTTGATAAG tTTGTATAGGATATACAAACATCAAGAGGTAGAAGAGTATACGAGTCAGTACTCAGTAGTAGAAGAAGAAATGGATGAAAATCTAAG gtTGGCCAGGGAAGCAGGTCTAGAGTATGTGGAGATACAGAATTTGACCGAGTTTTATGATGATAACAG AGCACAATTTGCAGGTATGCTGGTTGATGGTGGTCATAATCTTGTTGATTCTCGGGGAAGACTTTTACCAAGATCTTATGACGTGTTAG GTTTATACACCACATTTATATTCCAAAAGCCTGACCCAGATATTGCCCCTCCACTCATGACTCCGTTGCTGAATGATACAAACCAGAACCTTGATGAG TGGAATTTTAGTTCATCTAAAAGATCAATGTCAACATGGGAAAACAGAGGTCTAAAGTGA
- the LOC108205593 gene encoding mRNA cap guanine-N7 methyltransferase 2 isoform X4 yields MTSGIIPMTQKPAESTHHRLFQLVKTALINIFVSPYATVCDLYCGRVADEDKWDEALIGHYIGIDVDSSEVNEIRQEWESKGKAYTYQFFDLDPSVENVELGLEDNMADVVCCMQHLQFCFDNEERVRRLLHNVATLLKPGGYFFGITPDSSTIWAKYQKNVEAYHNKSSSMKPNIVPNCIRTENYMITFEVEEEKFPFFGKKYQFKFANDNSAENYCLVHFPSLISLYRIYKHQEVEEYTSQYSVVEEEMDENLRLAREAGLEYVEIQNLTEFYDDNRAQFAGMLVDGGHNLVDSRGRLLPRSYDVLGLYTTFIFQKPDPDIAPPLMTPLLNDTNQNLDERSKVRKVQGGHPA; encoded by the exons ATGACGAGTGGAATAATTCCGATGACTCAGAAACCGGCTGAGTCGACTCACCATCGTCTGTTCCAACTCGTTAAAACTGCTCTTATCAACATCTTCGTCTCCCCCTACGCTAct GTATGTGATTTGTACTGTGGAAGAGTAGCTGATGAAGACAAGTGGGATGAAGCCCTAATTGGTCACTATATTGGCATTG ATGTGGACTCGTCTGAGGTTAATGAAATTCGACAAGAGTGGGAGAGCAAGGGCAAGGCTTACACGTATCAGTTCTTCGACCTTGATCCTTCCGTT GAAAATGTTGAATTAGGTCTGGAGGACAATATGGCAGATGTAGTTTGCTGCATGCAACACCTACAG TTTTGTTTTGATAACGAGGAGAGAGTCAGAAGACTTCTACATAACGTGGCAACTCTACTGAAGCCTGGAGGTTATTTTTTCGGTATTACTCCCGATTCATCTACTATATG GGCAAAATACCAGAAGAATGTTGAAGCATATCATAACAAAAGCAGTAGTATGAAGCCCAATATTGTTCCCAACTGCATTAGAACTGAAAACTACATGATCACTTTCGAAGTTGAGGAGGAGAA GTTCCCTTTCTTTGGGAAAAAATATCAGTTCAAATTTGCAAATGACAACTCTGCTGAAAACTACTGTTTGGTTCATTTCCCAAGCTTGATAAG tTTGTATAGGATATACAAACATCAAGAGGTAGAAGAGTATACGAGTCAGTACTCAGTAGTAGAAGAAGAAATGGATGAAAATCTAAG gtTGGCCAGGGAAGCAGGTCTAGAGTATGTGGAGATACAGAATTTGACCGAGTTTTATGATGATAACAG AGCACAATTTGCAGGTATGCTGGTTGATGGTGGTCATAATCTTGTTGATTCTCGGGGAAGACTTTTACCAAGATCTTATGACGTGTTAG GTTTATACACCACATTTATATTCCAAAAGCCTGACCCAGATATTGCCCCTCCACTCATGACTCCGTTGCTGAATGATACAAACCAGAACCTTGATGAG AGGTCTAAAGTGAGGAAGGTTCAAGGGGGCCACCCTGCTTAA
- the LOC108205593 gene encoding mRNA cap guanine-N7 methyltransferase 2 isoform X5: MTSGIIPMTQKPAESTHHRLFQLVKTALINIFVSPYATVCDLYCGRVADEDKWDEALIGHYIGIDVDSSEVNEIRQEWESKGKAYTYQFFDLDPSVENVELGLEDNMADVVCCMQHLQFCFDNEERVRRLLHNVATLLKPGGYFFGITPDSSTIWAKYQKNVEAYHNKSSSMKPNIVPNCIRTENYMITFEVEEEKFPFFGKKYQFKFANDNSAENYCLVHFPSLIRLAREAGLEYVEIQNLTEFYDDNRAQFAGMLVDGGHNLVDSRGRLLPRSYDVLGLYTTFIFQKPDPDIAPPLMTPLLNDTNQNLDERSKVRKVQGGHPA; this comes from the exons ATGACGAGTGGAATAATTCCGATGACTCAGAAACCGGCTGAGTCGACTCACCATCGTCTGTTCCAACTCGTTAAAACTGCTCTTATCAACATCTTCGTCTCCCCCTACGCTAct GTATGTGATTTGTACTGTGGAAGAGTAGCTGATGAAGACAAGTGGGATGAAGCCCTAATTGGTCACTATATTGGCATTG ATGTGGACTCGTCTGAGGTTAATGAAATTCGACAAGAGTGGGAGAGCAAGGGCAAGGCTTACACGTATCAGTTCTTCGACCTTGATCCTTCCGTT GAAAATGTTGAATTAGGTCTGGAGGACAATATGGCAGATGTAGTTTGCTGCATGCAACACCTACAG TTTTGTTTTGATAACGAGGAGAGAGTCAGAAGACTTCTACATAACGTGGCAACTCTACTGAAGCCTGGAGGTTATTTTTTCGGTATTACTCCCGATTCATCTACTATATG GGCAAAATACCAGAAGAATGTTGAAGCATATCATAACAAAAGCAGTAGTATGAAGCCCAATATTGTTCCCAACTGCATTAGAACTGAAAACTACATGATCACTTTCGAAGTTGAGGAGGAGAA GTTCCCTTTCTTTGGGAAAAAATATCAGTTCAAATTTGCAAATGACAACTCTGCTGAAAACTACTGTTTGGTTCATTTCCCAAGCTTGATAAG gtTGGCCAGGGAAGCAGGTCTAGAGTATGTGGAGATACAGAATTTGACCGAGTTTTATGATGATAACAG AGCACAATTTGCAGGTATGCTGGTTGATGGTGGTCATAATCTTGTTGATTCTCGGGGAAGACTTTTACCAAGATCTTATGACGTGTTAG GTTTATACACCACATTTATATTCCAAAAGCCTGACCCAGATATTGCCCCTCCACTCATGACTCCGTTGCTGAATGATACAAACCAGAACCTTGATGAG AGGTCTAAAGTGAGGAAGGTTCAAGGGGGCCACCCTGCTTAA
- the LOC108205593 gene encoding mRNA cap guanine-N7 methyltransferase 2 isoform X1 — MTSGIIPMTQKPAESTHHRLFQLVKTALINIFVSPYATVCDLYCGRVADEDKWDEALIGHYIGIDVDSSEVNEIRQEWESKGKAYTYQFFDLDPSVENVELGLEDNMADVVCCMQHLQFCFDNEERVRRLLHNVATLLKPGGYFFGITPDSSTIWAKYQKNVEAYHNKSSSMKPNIVPNCIRTENYMITFEVEEEKFPFFGKKYQFKFANDNSAENYCLVHFPSLISLYRIYKHQEVEEYTSQYSVVEEEMDENLRLAREAGLEYVEIQNLTEFYDDNRAQFAGMLVDGGHNLVDSRGRLLPRSYDVLGLYTTFIFQKPDPDIAPPLMTPLLNDTNQNLDEAKWQTTVYREEEIYIQPESTASLGKITEQKGILGPGPPELRFSEAL, encoded by the exons ATGACGAGTGGAATAATTCCGATGACTCAGAAACCGGCTGAGTCGACTCACCATCGTCTGTTCCAACTCGTTAAAACTGCTCTTATCAACATCTTCGTCTCCCCCTACGCTAct GTATGTGATTTGTACTGTGGAAGAGTAGCTGATGAAGACAAGTGGGATGAAGCCCTAATTGGTCACTATATTGGCATTG ATGTGGACTCGTCTGAGGTTAATGAAATTCGACAAGAGTGGGAGAGCAAGGGCAAGGCTTACACGTATCAGTTCTTCGACCTTGATCCTTCCGTT GAAAATGTTGAATTAGGTCTGGAGGACAATATGGCAGATGTAGTTTGCTGCATGCAACACCTACAG TTTTGTTTTGATAACGAGGAGAGAGTCAGAAGACTTCTACATAACGTGGCAACTCTACTGAAGCCTGGAGGTTATTTTTTCGGTATTACTCCCGATTCATCTACTATATG GGCAAAATACCAGAAGAATGTTGAAGCATATCATAACAAAAGCAGTAGTATGAAGCCCAATATTGTTCCCAACTGCATTAGAACTGAAAACTACATGATCACTTTCGAAGTTGAGGAGGAGAA GTTCCCTTTCTTTGGGAAAAAATATCAGTTCAAATTTGCAAATGACAACTCTGCTGAAAACTACTGTTTGGTTCATTTCCCAAGCTTGATAAG tTTGTATAGGATATACAAACATCAAGAGGTAGAAGAGTATACGAGTCAGTACTCAGTAGTAGAAGAAGAAATGGATGAAAATCTAAG gtTGGCCAGGGAAGCAGGTCTAGAGTATGTGGAGATACAGAATTTGACCGAGTTTTATGATGATAACAG AGCACAATTTGCAGGTATGCTGGTTGATGGTGGTCATAATCTTGTTGATTCTCGGGGAAGACTTTTACCAAGATCTTATGACGTGTTAG GTTTATACACCACATTTATATTCCAAAAGCCTGACCCAGATATTGCCCCTCCACTCATGACTCCGTTGCTGAATGATACAAACCAGAACCTTGATGAGGCAA AGTGGCAAACAACTGTTTATAGAGAAGAAGAAATCTATATACAGCCAGAGTCAACAGCTTCACTAGGAAAGATAACAGAACAAAAGGGGATACTAGGTCCTGGTCCTCCAGAATTACGCTTCTCAGAAGCTCTATGA